A stretch of the Dioscorea cayenensis subsp. rotundata cultivar TDr96_F1 chromosome 4, TDr96_F1_v2_PseudoChromosome.rev07_lg8_w22 25.fasta, whole genome shotgun sequence genome encodes the following:
- the LOC120259543 gene encoding amino-acid permease BAT1 homolog isoform X1, with amino-acid sequence MGVETSESMEGGAPYLQLSNEIVDNHSEEFRLNQLGYKQELSRNLSALSNFAVSFSIISILTGITTLYNTGITFGGPMSMIYGWLVAGAFTLMVGLSMAEICSAFPTSGGLYYWSAKLCGEQWGSFASWITGWFNIVGQWAITTSIDFSLAQLIQVIILLSTGGKNGGGYQASKYEVLGIHGGVLLIHAILNNASVACLSFFGMFAASWNVIGVFVLMILIPTVATQRASAEFVFTNFNMENDVGIHNKFYIFVLGLLMGQYTLVGYDASANMTEETKDADMNGPKGIISAIGISIIVGWGYLLGITFAVTDIPYLLSEDNDAGGYAIAEVFYLVFKSRYGSGTGGIICLGIIAVAIFFCGMSSVTSNSRTTYAFSRDGAMPFSSVWNKVNKKEVPMNAVWLSVFISFCMALTSLGSMVAFQAMVSIATVGLYIAYALPILFRVTVARISFTSGPFNLGRCSILIGWISVIWVAFITVLFSLPVAYPASWNTFNYTPVAVGGLLLLVLSSWLLSARHWFNGPPLSNCEHYFLNYMFLLIYFSYIDQCN; translated from the exons atgggagTGGAAACGAGTGAATCAATGGAAGGCGGAGCTCCTTACCTTCAACTTAGCAATGAGATAGTAGACAATCACTCGGAGGAGTTCAGACTGAATCAGTTGGGCTACAAGCAAGAACTCAGCCGGAATCTCTC AGCATTGTCTAATTTTGCTGTGAGTTTCTCCATTATATCGATATTGACTGGCATTACAACATTGTACAATACTGGGATTACCTTCGGGGGGCCGATGAGTATGATTTATGGATGGCTAGTAGCTGGGGCTTTTACTCTGATGGTTGGCCTTTCGATGGCTGAGATTTGCTCTGCGTTTCCGACATCTGGTGGTCTTTACTATTGGAGTGCTAAGCTTTGTGGAGAGCAATGGGGGTCATTTGCTTCATGGATTACTGGCTG GTTTAACATTGTTGGTCAG TGGGCTATCACTACTAGTATCGACTTCTCATTAGCACAGCTTATTCAAGTTATAATCCTACTTAGCACTGGTGGAAAGAATGGAGGAGGATACCAAGCTTCAAAATATGAGGTCCTTGGCATTCACGGGGGAGTGTTGCTAATTCATGCCATTCTAAACAATGCTTCAGTTGCGTGCTTATCCTTTTTCGGAATGTTTGCTGCATCATGGAATGTGATTG GTGTTTTTGTTCTCATGATCCTCATACCAACCGTTGCCACTCAGAGAGCAAGTGCTGAATTTGTGTTTACTAATTTCAACATGGAAAATGATGTCGGGATTCACAACAAATTCTACATATTTGTTTTGGGACTTCTGATGGGCCAGTACACCTTGGTTGGATATGATGCATCAGCTAACATG ACTGAGGAAACTAAAGATGCTGATATGAATGGACCCAAAGGAATCATCAGTGCAATTGGCATATCAATTATTGTTGGCTGGGGTTATCTCCTTGGCATCACATTTGCAGTTACCGACATCCCATATCTTTTGAGTGAGGACAATGATGCTGGAGGTTATGCAATAGCTGAAGTGTTCTATCTTGTTTTCAAGAGCAGATATGGAAGTGGAACTGGAGGAATAATTTGTTTGGGAATCATCGCTGTCGCTATATTTTTTTGCGGCATGAGTTCAGTTACAAGTAATTCGAG GACAACTTATGCATTTTCAAGAGATGGAGCAATGCCATTTTCATCAGTGTGGAACAAAGTAAACAAGAAAGAAGTGCCCATGAATGCAGTTTGGCTCtctgttttcatttctttttgcaTGGCCTTGACG TCTCTTGGAAGCATGGTGGCATTTCAAGCAATGGTTTCCATAGCCACAGTAGGACTCTACATTGCTTATGCTCTTCCAATCTTATTCAGAGTCACAGTGGCACGCATATCATTCACCTCAGGACCATTCAATCTTGGGCGATGCAGCATTCTGATTGGTTGGATATCTGTCATTTGGGTGGCTTTCATCACTGTCTTGTTCTCTCTTCCTGTTGCTTATCCTGCCTCGTGGAACACCTTCAACTACACTCCGGTAGCCGTTGGtggccttcttcttcttgttctttcttCTTGGCTTCTCAGTGCTAGGCACTGGTTCAATGGTCCTCCTCTCTCAAATTGTGAGCATTATTTTCtgaattatatgtttttattaatatatttttcatatattgatCAATGTAATTAG
- the LOC120259543 gene encoding amino-acid permease BAT1 homolog isoform X2: MSMIYGWLVAGAFTLMVGLSMAEICSAFPTSGGLYYWSAKLCGEQWGSFASWITGWFNIVGQWAITTSIDFSLAQLIQVIILLSTGGKNGGGYQASKYEVLGIHGGVLLIHAILNNASVACLSFFGMFAASWNVIGVFVLMILIPTVATQRASAEFVFTNFNMENDVGIHNKFYIFVLGLLMGQYTLVGYDASANMTEETKDADMNGPKGIISAIGISIIVGWGYLLGITFAVTDIPYLLSEDNDAGGYAIAEVFYLVFKSRYGSGTGGIICLGIIAVAIFFCGMSSVTSNSRTTYAFSRDGAMPFSSVWNKVNKKEVPMNAVWLSVFISFCMALTSLGSMVAFQAMVSIATVGLYIAYALPILFRVTVARISFTSGPFNLGRCSILIGWISVIWVAFITVLFSLPVAYPASWNTFNYTPVAVGGLLLLVLSSWLLSARHWFNGPPLSNCEHYFLNYMFLLIYFSYIDQCN, from the exons ATGAGTATGATTTATGGATGGCTAGTAGCTGGGGCTTTTACTCTGATGGTTGGCCTTTCGATGGCTGAGATTTGCTCTGCGTTTCCGACATCTGGTGGTCTTTACTATTGGAGTGCTAAGCTTTGTGGAGAGCAATGGGGGTCATTTGCTTCATGGATTACTGGCTG GTTTAACATTGTTGGTCAG TGGGCTATCACTACTAGTATCGACTTCTCATTAGCACAGCTTATTCAAGTTATAATCCTACTTAGCACTGGTGGAAAGAATGGAGGAGGATACCAAGCTTCAAAATATGAGGTCCTTGGCATTCACGGGGGAGTGTTGCTAATTCATGCCATTCTAAACAATGCTTCAGTTGCGTGCTTATCCTTTTTCGGAATGTTTGCTGCATCATGGAATGTGATTG GTGTTTTTGTTCTCATGATCCTCATACCAACCGTTGCCACTCAGAGAGCAAGTGCTGAATTTGTGTTTACTAATTTCAACATGGAAAATGATGTCGGGATTCACAACAAATTCTACATATTTGTTTTGGGACTTCTGATGGGCCAGTACACCTTGGTTGGATATGATGCATCAGCTAACATG ACTGAGGAAACTAAAGATGCTGATATGAATGGACCCAAAGGAATCATCAGTGCAATTGGCATATCAATTATTGTTGGCTGGGGTTATCTCCTTGGCATCACATTTGCAGTTACCGACATCCCATATCTTTTGAGTGAGGACAATGATGCTGGAGGTTATGCAATAGCTGAAGTGTTCTATCTTGTTTTCAAGAGCAGATATGGAAGTGGAACTGGAGGAATAATTTGTTTGGGAATCATCGCTGTCGCTATATTTTTTTGCGGCATGAGTTCAGTTACAAGTAATTCGAG GACAACTTATGCATTTTCAAGAGATGGAGCAATGCCATTTTCATCAGTGTGGAACAAAGTAAACAAGAAAGAAGTGCCCATGAATGCAGTTTGGCTCtctgttttcatttctttttgcaTGGCCTTGACG TCTCTTGGAAGCATGGTGGCATTTCAAGCAATGGTTTCCATAGCCACAGTAGGACTCTACATTGCTTATGCTCTTCCAATCTTATTCAGAGTCACAGTGGCACGCATATCATTCACCTCAGGACCATTCAATCTTGGGCGATGCAGCATTCTGATTGGTTGGATATCTGTCATTTGGGTGGCTTTCATCACTGTCTTGTTCTCTCTTCCTGTTGCTTATCCTGCCTCGTGGAACACCTTCAACTACACTCCGGTAGCCGTTGGtggccttcttcttcttgttctttcttCTTGGCTTCTCAGTGCTAGGCACTGGTTCAATGGTCCTCCTCTCTCAAATTGTGAGCATTATTTTCtgaattatatgtttttattaatatatttttcatatattgatCAATGTAATTAG
- the LOC120258043 gene encoding uncharacterized protein LOC120258043 produces MDEAEDDLEPLFDYSRVQPQGIMCLDDDDELDSSPIPTVADRKRTADQTDKKKEKDCKVVDVVQVNQKKDEDEEDWLPPPPRKIPNSGSGFIEDKTLQELRLQKQELESFAQSAEVVLREVLESAKRNMHHGEKTVVVLDAEQPSKPQVERPKIVISIQDRKGKKQYKIYMDDKFERLFKMYAEKSKLNMEGLVFSFDGEKISPQATPKNLGMEDGDMIEVNAKAH; encoded by the exons ATG GATGAGGCTGAGGATGATCTCGAGCCCTTGTTCGATTATAGCCGCGTGCAGCCACAGGGAATCATGTGCTTGGATG ATGATGATGAGCTTGATTCGTCCCCAATTCCCACCGTCGCTGACCGGAAAAGGACCGCTGATCAAACT gataaaaagaaagagaaggattGCAAAGTTGTAGACGTTGTTCAAGTTAATCAGAAgaaggatgaggatgaggaggacTGGCTGCCTCCTCCGCCACGCAAGATCCCTAACTCAGGCTCTGGATTCATCGAAGACAAGACTTTGCAGGAATTGAg GCTACAGAAGCAAGAATTGGAATCATTTGCTCAATCAGCGGAGGTTGTGCTGAGAGAAGTGCTTGAATCTGCCAAAAGAAATATGCATCATGGGGAAAAAACTGTAGTGGTGCTGGATGCTGAACAACCATCAAAACCACAAGTTGAAAGACCTAAGATAGTCATATCAATTCAAGACAGGAAGGGgaaaaaacaatataagatCTACATG GATGACAAGTTCGAGAGGCTTTTCAAAATGTATGCAGAGAAGTCTAAGCTCAACATGGAAGGCTTGGTTTTCTCTTTTGACGGGGAGAAAATCAGCCCACAGGCAACACCAAAGAACCTTGGCATGGAGGACGGCGATATGATTGAAGTGAATGCCAAGGCTCATTAG
- the LOC120259543 gene encoding amino-acid permease BAT1 homolog isoform X3 encodes MGVETSESMEGGAPYLQLSNEIVDNHSEEFRLNQLGYKQELSRNLSFNIVGQWAITTSIDFSLAQLIQVIILLSTGGKNGGGYQASKYEVLGIHGGVLLIHAILNNASVACLSFFGMFAASWNVIGVFVLMILIPTVATQRASAEFVFTNFNMENDVGIHNKFYIFVLGLLMGQYTLVGYDASANMTEETKDADMNGPKGIISAIGISIIVGWGYLLGITFAVTDIPYLLSEDNDAGGYAIAEVFYLVFKSRYGSGTGGIICLGIIAVAIFFCGMSSVTSNSRTTYAFSRDGAMPFSSVWNKVNKKEVPMNAVWLSVFISFCMALTSLGSMVAFQAMVSIATVGLYIAYALPILFRVTVARISFTSGPFNLGRCSILIGWISVIWVAFITVLFSLPVAYPASWNTFNYTPVAVGGLLLLVLSSWLLSARHWFNGPPLSNCEHYFLNYMFLLIYFSYIDQCN; translated from the exons atgggagTGGAAACGAGTGAATCAATGGAAGGCGGAGCTCCTTACCTTCAACTTAGCAATGAGATAGTAGACAATCACTCGGAGGAGTTCAGACTGAATCAGTTGGGCTACAAGCAAGAACTCAGCCGGAATCTCTC GTTTAACATTGTTGGTCAG TGGGCTATCACTACTAGTATCGACTTCTCATTAGCACAGCTTATTCAAGTTATAATCCTACTTAGCACTGGTGGAAAGAATGGAGGAGGATACCAAGCTTCAAAATATGAGGTCCTTGGCATTCACGGGGGAGTGTTGCTAATTCATGCCATTCTAAACAATGCTTCAGTTGCGTGCTTATCCTTTTTCGGAATGTTTGCTGCATCATGGAATGTGATTG GTGTTTTTGTTCTCATGATCCTCATACCAACCGTTGCCACTCAGAGAGCAAGTGCTGAATTTGTGTTTACTAATTTCAACATGGAAAATGATGTCGGGATTCACAACAAATTCTACATATTTGTTTTGGGACTTCTGATGGGCCAGTACACCTTGGTTGGATATGATGCATCAGCTAACATG ACTGAGGAAACTAAAGATGCTGATATGAATGGACCCAAAGGAATCATCAGTGCAATTGGCATATCAATTATTGTTGGCTGGGGTTATCTCCTTGGCATCACATTTGCAGTTACCGACATCCCATATCTTTTGAGTGAGGACAATGATGCTGGAGGTTATGCAATAGCTGAAGTGTTCTATCTTGTTTTCAAGAGCAGATATGGAAGTGGAACTGGAGGAATAATTTGTTTGGGAATCATCGCTGTCGCTATATTTTTTTGCGGCATGAGTTCAGTTACAAGTAATTCGAG GACAACTTATGCATTTTCAAGAGATGGAGCAATGCCATTTTCATCAGTGTGGAACAAAGTAAACAAGAAAGAAGTGCCCATGAATGCAGTTTGGCTCtctgttttcatttctttttgcaTGGCCTTGACG TCTCTTGGAAGCATGGTGGCATTTCAAGCAATGGTTTCCATAGCCACAGTAGGACTCTACATTGCTTATGCTCTTCCAATCTTATTCAGAGTCACAGTGGCACGCATATCATTCACCTCAGGACCATTCAATCTTGGGCGATGCAGCATTCTGATTGGTTGGATATCTGTCATTTGGGTGGCTTTCATCACTGTCTTGTTCTCTCTTCCTGTTGCTTATCCTGCCTCGTGGAACACCTTCAACTACACTCCGGTAGCCGTTGGtggccttcttcttcttgttctttcttCTTGGCTTCTCAGTGCTAGGCACTGGTTCAATGGTCCTCCTCTCTCAAATTGTGAGCATTATTTTCtgaattatatgtttttattaatatatttttcatatattgatCAATGTAATTAG